One Oceanicoccus sagamiensis genomic region harbors:
- the cofH gene encoding 5-amino-6-(D-ribitylamino)uracil--L-tyrosine 4-hydroxyphenyl transferase CofH, with the protein MVWALLPLKDFVNAKQRLSGVLAAHERRHLFHTMVEDVLDILANHPMIDNTVIVSDDPSAELLADRYQLSCWAESSLALAPDVKGLTAVVDAAAAKLAEQGVDSMLVVHGDLPLLDAADIQRLLEVHQEQVLPGITIAPDAVKDGSNCVVATPPNAIQFQYGKGSFEKHMAAAAEEKVSAAMVALPSAAMDIDNPSDLQGLLTIEQVGIAKHTLTYLQESGLKERLNTMLDNQFAPLGDEVDALLEKSLAGELLTNTQALILAEDRFSSQQYTEKLMLAASQLRDQGFRNVVTYSRKVFIPLTHLCRDVCHYCTFAQTPKKIPAPYMSVDEVLASVRAGVAQGCKEALFTLGEKPELRYSAARNALADMGFETTLEYVAHVAKRVFEETGILPHINAGCMTADEIELLRPVSASMGIMLESASSRLCEKGMPHYGSPDKDPAVRLETIELAGQASVPFTSGILIGIGETRAERIESLLALRASHLKHGHLQEIIVQNFRAKEQTKMAQAPEPDLNELLWTIAATRIIFGDGISIQAPPNLSPGVLPKIVNSGINDWGGVSPITPDFVNPEAPWPHVEKLAKETAVAGKYLHERLTIYPNFALDGKKWLHEDLQTPVLRMIDAEGFPRVDEWAPGESVDPPASIMQQLKAQSLSHISVDIQQIVAKARAGSALTEANLVRLFQARGDDFSYVCQQADQFRQQLNGDTVSYVVNRNINYTNICYFKCQFCAFSKGKLSENLRGRPYDLGHEEITRRCNEAWQRGATEVCMQGGIHPEYTGDTYLEILKTVKAATPDMHIHAFSPLEVWQGAATLGISLHAFLKQLKEAGLNTLPGTAAEVLDDEVRADLCPDKINTEQWLEVMETAHGLGFKTTATIMYGHIEKHQHWARHLLRVSQLQQKTGGFTEFVPLPFVHMEAPLYLKGKARTGPTFREALLMHAVARLALSPHIPNIQTSWVKMGEQGIVACLEAGANDLGGTLMNETITRAAGSEHGQECSPETMEALIGLAGREAKRRSTVYGEVSTERIETALRAEPLVDVVNTPVKKYDRKSSGKVQLIANA; encoded by the coding sequence ATGGTTTGGGCCTTACTTCCATTAAAAGATTTTGTAAATGCCAAGCAGCGTTTGTCCGGTGTGTTGGCAGCCCACGAGCGCCGGCATTTATTTCATACCATGGTTGAGGATGTGTTGGATATATTAGCCAACCATCCCATGATTGATAATACGGTGATTGTGTCTGATGATCCCAGTGCTGAGCTATTAGCGGATCGTTATCAATTAAGCTGTTGGGCTGAATCATCTTTAGCCCTTGCACCGGACGTTAAAGGCTTAACCGCTGTTGTTGATGCGGCGGCGGCAAAGTTGGCAGAGCAGGGCGTTGATTCCATGTTGGTGGTCCACGGTGATTTACCGCTATTAGATGCGGCCGATATCCAGCGCTTATTGGAAGTTCATCAAGAGCAGGTTTTACCGGGTATTACCATCGCCCCCGATGCCGTCAAAGATGGCAGTAACTGTGTGGTGGCAACACCACCTAATGCTATTCAATTTCAGTATGGCAAGGGTAGCTTTGAAAAGCATATGGCCGCGGCGGCTGAGGAAAAAGTGTCAGCGGCGATGGTTGCTTTGCCCTCTGCCGCGATGGATATCGATAACCCCTCTGACTTACAGGGCTTATTAACGATTGAGCAAGTGGGTATCGCTAAACATACCCTGACTTATTTACAAGAAAGCGGGTTAAAGGAACGCTTAAATACCATGCTGGATAATCAGTTTGCCCCCTTGGGTGATGAAGTGGATGCGCTATTAGAAAAATCTTTGGCCGGTGAATTACTCACCAATACTCAGGCATTGATATTGGCGGAGGATCGGTTTTCTTCACAGCAGTATACTGAAAAATTAATGCTGGCAGCGAGTCAGCTCCGCGACCAGGGCTTTCGCAATGTGGTCACTTATTCGCGCAAAGTGTTTATTCCGCTAACTCATCTATGCAGAGATGTTTGCCATTACTGCACCTTTGCTCAAACGCCGAAAAAAATTCCCGCACCCTATATGTCGGTTGACGAGGTGTTGGCGTCGGTGCGCGCTGGTGTGGCGCAGGGTTGTAAAGAAGCCTTATTTACCTTGGGTGAAAAGCCGGAGCTGCGTTATAGCGCCGCTAGAAATGCGTTGGCGGACATGGGTTTTGAAACCACGCTTGAATATGTGGCTCATGTTGCCAAAAGGGTGTTTGAGGAAACCGGTATTCTGCCCCATATTAATGCCGGCTGTATGACTGCCGATGAAATCGAATTATTGCGCCCGGTTTCCGCCTCTATGGGTATTATGCTGGAATCAGCTTCAAGTCGTTTATGTGAAAAGGGGATGCCGCATTATGGTTCTCCGGATAAAGACCCCGCGGTTCGTTTAGAAACGATTGAATTGGCTGGTCAAGCCAGTGTGCCGTTTACTTCAGGTATTTTAATCGGTATTGGTGAAACCAGAGCCGAGCGAATTGAATCCCTGTTAGCCTTGCGAGCCAGCCATCTAAAGCATGGCCATCTGCAAGAAATTATTGTGCAGAACTTCCGGGCCAAAGAGCAAACAAAAATGGCTCAGGCTCCCGAGCCTGATCTCAATGAATTGCTGTGGACGATTGCCGCAACACGTATTATTTTTGGTGATGGCATTAGCATTCAGGCGCCGCCCAATCTTAGCCCTGGTGTCTTACCCAAAATTGTTAATTCCGGTATTAATGACTGGGGCGGAGTGTCGCCGATCACGCCTGACTTTGTTAACCCAGAAGCCCCTTGGCCCCATGTGGAAAAACTGGCTAAAGAAACCGCAGTGGCCGGTAAATATTTGCATGAGCGTTTAACGATTTACCCGAATTTTGCTCTGGACGGTAAAAAGTGGCTGCACGAAGACTTACAAACCCCTGTGTTAAGGATGATTGATGCGGAAGGCTTTCCCCGCGTTGATGAGTGGGCACCGGGTGAGTCGGTTGATCCTCCGGCTAGCATCATGCAGCAGCTCAAGGCGCAATCGCTATCCCATATTTCTGTGGATATTCAACAGATTGTCGCCAAGGCCAGGGCGGGTAGCGCTTTGACCGAAGCTAATTTAGTGCGCTTGTTTCAGGCTCGGGGCGATGACTTTTCTTATGTCTGCCAGCAGGCCGATCAATTTCGCCAGCAACTGAATGGCGATACGGTGTCCTATGTGGTTAATCGCAATATTAACTATACCAATATCTGTTATTTTAAATGCCAGTTCTGTGCCTTTTCAAAAGGGAAGCTGAGCGAAAACCTGCGTGGCCGTCCCTATGATTTAGGCCATGAAGAAATTACTCGCCGCTGCAATGAGGCCTGGCAGCGCGGCGCTACAGAAGTGTGTATGCAAGGGGGTATTCACCCTGAGTATACCGGTGATACCTATCTTGAAATCTTAAAAACGGTTAAAGCCGCCACGCCGGATATGCATATCCATGCCTTCTCTCCGCTAGAGGTTTGGCAGGGTGCGGCGACGTTGGGTATTTCCCTGCACGCTTTTCTCAAGCAATTAAAAGAGGCCGGTTTAAATACCTTGCCCGGCACAGCGGCGGAAGTTTTGGACGATGAAGTCAGGGCCGATCTCTGTCCCGATAAAATCAATACCGAGCAGTGGTTGGAGGTGATGGAGACCGCCCACGGTTTAGGCTTTAAAACCACCGCCACCATTATGTATGGTCATATTGAAAAGCATCAGCACTGGGCCCGACATTTATTAAGAGTCAGCCAGCTACAGCAAAAAACCGGCGGCTTTACCGAGTTTGTACCCTTGCCCTTTGTTCATATGGAAGCGCCGCTCTATCTAAAAGGTAAGGCCCGCACCGGCCCAACCTTTAGAGAAGCCTTGCTAATGCATGCCGTTGCTCGTCTGGCCTTATCGCCCCATATCCCCAATATCCAAACGTCCTGGGTCAAAATGGGAGAGCAGGGCATTGTGGCTTGCCTGGAGGCGGGTGCCAATGATCTGGGGGGGACGCTGATGAATGAGACGATTACTCGTGCTGCGGGCTCTGAACATGGCCAGGAGTGCTCGCCTGAGACGATGGAGGCTCTCATTGGCTTGGCTGGGCGGGAGGCCAAACGCCGCTCTACGGTTTATGGTGAGGTTTCAACAGAGCGAATTGAAACGGCTTTACGTGCAGAGCCTTTGGTTGACGTGGTTAATACGCCGGTAAAAAAATATGATCGCAAGTCATCAGGCAAAGTGCAGCTGATTGCCAACGCCTAA
- a CDS encoding DUF6279 family lipoprotein has protein sequence MNLQRLSSSIRFLRLRSVLLVLVAAFFLTSCTAKVSYRFLDWVIAWSVDDYVDWDRNQQVEFDQRLEAILLWHQQTQLPEYSRLIRQTQADFQQPLSEALLRQRLDEMTVLWSDLQQRLEPDVIALMSSLSDKQVRGIEKQLNKVTEKMEKKYLLSNRDKVTKDRIKGVEKFLSGLIGRLNDQQEQAIDNWSDNLADSSGAWIESRKRWASHFVAALDDRAEPEFADRINLLFVEPQKLWDDEYVRLTEANFTNGINLVLALQPTLTEKQWSKLNKEMDQWAEVFDELAAEVNQQPVE, from the coding sequence ATGAATTTACAGCGTCTGTCATCATCGATTAGGTTCTTAAGGCTGCGTTCGGTATTACTCGTTCTGGTGGCTGCCTTTTTCCTAACGTCCTGTACCGCCAAGGTGTCCTACCGCTTTCTCGACTGGGTCATTGCATGGTCGGTGGATGACTATGTCGACTGGGATAGAAACCAGCAAGTAGAGTTTGACCAGCGCCTTGAGGCGATCTTGCTGTGGCATCAACAGACTCAGTTACCCGAATACAGCCGTTTAATCAGACAGACCCAAGCTGACTTCCAGCAACCCTTAAGCGAAGCCTTGCTGCGCCAGCGGCTGGATGAAATGACGGTGCTATGGTCAGACTTGCAGCAGCGTTTGGAGCCAGACGTAATTGCCCTGATGTCTTCTCTAAGTGATAAACAGGTGAGAGGAATAGAAAAGCAATTAAATAAAGTGACTGAGAAAATGGAGAAGAAATATTTGCTCAGTAACCGGGACAAAGTCACCAAGGATCGTATCAAAGGTGTGGAGAAATTTTTAAGTGGCCTGATTGGCCGTTTAAATGATCAGCAGGAACAGGCGATCGACAATTGGAGTGATAATCTGGCTGACTCCAGCGGTGCCTGGATTGAGAGCCGCAAGCGCTGGGCCAGCCATTTTGTTGCTGCGCTGGATGACCGGGCTGAGCCGGAGTTTGCTGACCGAATTAACCTGTTATTTGTCGAGCCCCAGAAATTATGGGATGACGAGTATGTTCGTTTAACGGAGGCGAATTTTACTAACGGCATCAATTTAGTCTTGGCGCTACAGCCGACATTAACCGAAAAGCAATGGTCTAAACTGAATAAAGAAATGGACCAGTGGGCAGAGGTCTTTGATGAGTTAGCTGCCGAGGTTAACCAGCAGCCTGTCGAGTAA
- a CDS encoding succinate dehydrogenase assembly factor 2, whose amino-acid sequence MISDSDYNRLLWASRRGMLELDLIMVPFVENCFKSLDELNQQRFINLLESEDNDLFAWFLGRGLPEDPELAAIVQQIIDYSRSKAQ is encoded by the coding sequence ATGATTTCTGATAGTGACTACAACCGCCTGCTATGGGCTAGCCGTCGAGGGATGTTAGAACTCGATTTAATTATGGTGCCTTTTGTGGAGAACTGTTTTAAATCATTGGATGAATTAAACCAGCAGCGTTTTATCAATCTGCTGGAGAGTGAAGACAATGACCTGTTTGCCTGGTTTTTAGGCCGCGGTTTACCTGAGGATCCTGAGCTGGCGGCGATAGTGCAACAGATCATTGATTATTCCCGTTCAAAAGCCCAGTAG
- the ung gene encoding uracil-DNA glycosylase, whose product MSNNSPNIKMDPSWLNVMGDEFEQPYMQALKNFLQAEKQAGKVIYPPCKDWFNAFNTTPFDQVKIVVLGQDPYHGPGQAHGLCFSVLPGIRIPPSLLNIYKEIHADMGLPIPAHGCLQSWAEQGVLLLNATLTVEQANAGAHQHQGWEQFTDRAIAQLNAMREGLVFLLWGSYAQKKGQLIDSNKHLVLKAPHPSPLSAHRGFLGCRHFSQANAYLQQQGKPAIDWSV is encoded by the coding sequence ATGAGCAACAATTCACCCAATATTAAGATGGACCCCTCATGGCTCAACGTGATGGGGGATGAGTTTGAGCAGCCTTATATGCAGGCGCTGAAAAATTTTCTACAGGCAGAAAAACAGGCAGGCAAGGTGATCTACCCGCCCTGTAAGGATTGGTTTAATGCCTTTAATACCACACCTTTTGATCAGGTAAAGATAGTGGTATTGGGGCAGGACCCTTATCACGGCCCGGGTCAGGCCCATGGCTTATGTTTTTCGGTATTGCCGGGTATTCGTATTCCACCGTCGCTATTAAATATTTATAAAGAGATTCATGCTGATATGGGGTTGCCCATACCTGCCCATGGTTGTTTACAGTCTTGGGCGGAGCAGGGGGTATTGTTACTGAATGCAACGCTAACCGTAGAACAGGCCAATGCCGGTGCGCATCAACATCAAGGTTGGGAGCAATTTACCGACCGTGCTATTGCCCAGCTTAATGCGATGCGCGAAGGGCTGGTATTTTTATTGTGGGGCAGTTACGCACAAAAGAAAGGCCAGTTAATTGATAGCAATAAGCACTTGGTGTTAAAAGCGCCGCACCCATCGCCGTTATCAGCCCATCGTGGCTTTTTGGGCTGTAGGCATTTTTCCCAAGCCAATGCTTATTTACAGCAGCAGGGTAAGCCGGCCATCGATTGGTCGGTTTAA
- a CDS encoding group II truncated hemoglobin: MSQQTPYQLLGDAGIRKLADAFYEEMDAQPQAETIRAMHAANLDLIKDKLYEYLSGWMGGPPIYSEKYGTVCLTDPHKPYPIGPDERDQWLACMDGALERIDASEELKEMLKGPMYQVADIIRNRDTSEPIVQDPNSIPLTNL; this comes from the coding sequence ATGTCACAACAAACACCTTACCAACTACTGGGCGATGCAGGTATTCGCAAACTGGCGGACGCTTTTTACGAAGAAATGGATGCCCAGCCTCAGGCTGAAACCATCCGTGCCATGCACGCCGCCAATCTGGACTTGATCAAAGATAAACTCTACGAATACTTAAGTGGCTGGATGGGTGGCCCACCGATTTACTCTGAAAAATACGGCACGGTTTGCCTAACGGATCCCCATAAGCCCTACCCGATTGGACCGGACGAACGGGATCAATGGTTGGCCTGCATGGATGGTGCACTGGAGCGAATTGATGCGAGCGAAGAACTCAAAGAGATGTTAAAAGGCCCGATGTATCAAGTGGCCGATATTATTCGTAACCGCGATACGTCTGAGCCCATTGTTCAAGACCCTAACAGTATCCCGCTAACCAATCTGTAA
- a CDS encoding YgfZ/GcvT domain-containing protein: protein MDDHPTPLHPALAALSISFEHSNIGTADNFIAPLSHYGFLAITGPDTAKFLQGQTTCDVTKVDDQLSCAGAYTTPKGRIVSSFQLARTDAESYLLRMRADIVDSTQAVFAKYIVFSKAEQENVSDTYIALGLYGEQAKAAVSAAFQRCPSQAGESVNQQGNLAIQIDQDGKLYECWVKAADIASFWPLLSEKLIPQSSQHWELQLIQRGLGEVSANTVDSFIPQMLNYQLTGAVSFTKGCYTGQEVVARMEYKGKLKRPMYRIKVAAIELEAGTDLYSTEGEQSIGNIVNSVTIDDQHSEALAVITSKAVDQGTVVVGTDKATIEVLSLPYAITN, encoded by the coding sequence ATGGACGACCATCCCACCCCTCTCCACCCGGCATTGGCAGCGCTGAGTATTTCTTTTGAACACAGCAATATAGGTACCGCCGATAATTTTATTGCGCCACTGAGCCATTATGGTTTTTTGGCCATCACAGGGCCGGATACCGCCAAATTTCTTCAAGGTCAAACCACCTGTGATGTGACTAAGGTAGATGATCAGTTGAGTTGTGCCGGTGCTTACACCACTCCCAAGGGCCGTATAGTCAGCAGCTTTCAATTAGCCCGTACCGATGCAGAGTCCTATCTGTTAAGAATGCGTGCCGATATCGTGGACTCTACTCAGGCAGTGTTTGCCAAGTATATTGTGTTCTCTAAAGCCGAGCAGGAAAATGTTAGCGACACCTATATCGCGCTGGGGCTTTATGGGGAACAGGCTAAAGCTGCGGTTAGCGCAGCGTTTCAACGCTGCCCCAGCCAAGCCGGTGAAAGCGTTAATCAGCAAGGTAATCTGGCTATCCAAATCGATCAGGACGGCAAGCTTTACGAATGCTGGGTAAAAGCTGCCGATATCGCCAGTTTTTGGCCGCTCTTAAGTGAGAAGCTTATACCGCAAAGCTCACAGCACTGGGAATTACAGCTTATTCAGCGGGGCCTGGGTGAGGTCAGCGCCAATACGGTGGATAGCTTTATTCCGCAAATGCTTAATTACCAGCTGACCGGCGCGGTTAGCTTTACCAAAGGCTGCTATACCGGCCAGGAAGTGGTTGCGCGCATGGAGTACAAAGGCAAACTTAAGCGCCCCATGTACAGAATTAAAGTGGCTGCTATCGAACTGGAAGCGGGCACCGACCTTTACAGCACAGAGGGCGAACAAAGCATTGGCAATATCGTTAATAGTGTGACGATCGATGATCAACACAGCGAAGCCCTTGCGGTGATCACCAGCAAAGCCGTCGATCAGGGAACTGTGGTGGTTGGCACAGATAAAGCAACTATTGAGGTACTCTCGCTACCTTATGCTATAACTAATTGA
- a CDS encoding HDOD domain-containing protein translates to MNELILPIKDEIIKAIETDQLVLPTLPEVALQVREAAADEDIDIQKLSGVITNDAALSARIIKVANSPLLRANREIEDLKMAVGRLGVDYTANLATGLAMEQMFQATSDIIDEKMRDVWNRSTEVAGISHVLTRHYTNLKPDQATLAGLVHKIGVLPVLTYAEDNRKLLKDIPMLEQLIEMAYPEIGRKILEAWDFPDLLKLVPEEHVHFDREVDAVDYADVVMVANLQSYIGTDHPLTHMDWSAISAFDRLGLSHEVNSHEVEDLSEDMEAAMALLQ, encoded by the coding sequence ATGAACGAACTAATCCTCCCGATCAAAGATGAGATTATCAAGGCTATTGAAACCGACCAATTGGTTTTGCCCACCCTGCCTGAGGTAGCCCTGCAAGTCAGGGAGGCAGCGGCGGATGAGGATATCGACATTCAAAAGCTATCCGGCGTTATCACCAATGATGCCGCCCTCTCGGCTCGAATTATCAAGGTAGCCAATAGCCCGCTATTGCGCGCCAACCGTGAAATAGAAGACCTGAAGATGGCGGTAGGCCGCCTCGGCGTGGATTACACCGCCAATCTGGCAACAGGCCTGGCGATGGAGCAAATGTTCCAGGCCACCTCGGATATTATTGATGAGAAAATGCGCGATGTCTGGAACCGCAGTACCGAAGTTGCAGGGATTAGCCACGTATTAACTCGCCACTACACCAACCTTAAACCAGATCAGGCCACTCTGGCCGGTCTGGTGCATAAAATTGGGGTACTGCCTGTACTGACCTACGCTGAAGATAACCGCAAACTGCTAAAAGATATTCCTATGCTGGAACAGCTGATCGAAATGGCTTACCCGGAAATTGGCCGCAAGATTCTCGAAGCCTGGGACTTCCCGGATTTACTGAAACTGGTGCCCGAAGAGCATGTGCACTTTGACCGCGAGGTCGATGCGGTGGATTATGCGGATGTGGTCATGGTTGCGAATTTGCAAAGCTATATTGGCACCGACCATCCACTAACCCATATGGACTGGAGTGCGATCAGCGCCTTTGATCGATTGGGCCTATCCCACGAGGTGAATTCCCATGAGGTTGAGGATTTGTCCGAGGATATGGAAGCGGCAATGGCTTTGCTGCAATAA
- a CDS encoding protein YgfX, producing MKTPVLSLAIVPSKYVASYLISLHALIVLSLCYLALPTLAISLLVMVIISHGVYCLWRFCYAGHKAWVDSIQYSQQAWLLYRAGYSEWVDLRSATVWRWLIVLNFRSETGRCCPVVLLPDSSSPELLRQLRVLLKHKPVYKTGGINP from the coding sequence ATGAAAACTCCAGTCTTAAGTCTAGCAATAGTGCCCTCTAAATACGTCGCCAGCTATCTGATTAGCCTGCATGCTTTGATAGTTCTCTCCCTGTGTTATTTGGCGTTGCCCACCTTGGCGATTAGCTTGCTGGTGATGGTCATTATTAGTCATGGTGTTTATTGTCTTTGGCGCTTTTGCTATGCCGGCCACAAGGCTTGGGTGGATAGCATTCAGTACAGTCAGCAGGCTTGGTTGCTCTATCGAGCAGGCTATTCAGAGTGGGTAGATTTGCGCTCGGCCACCGTATGGCGTTGGCTGATAGTGCTAAATTTTCGTTCAGAAACGGGTCGCTGTTGTCCTGTCGTACTGCTGCCGGATAGCAGTAGTCCAGAGCTGCTGCGGCAGTTGCGGGTGCTGCTTAAACATAAGCCCGTG